One region of Ictalurus furcatus strain D&B chromosome 17, Billie_1.0, whole genome shotgun sequence genomic DNA includes:
- the esamb gene encoding endothelial cell-selective adhesion molecule isoform X1 encodes MDKVFSRRLGLLLSLTSLLLFPGDSQRVEMPRKDMEAIKGQTVVLEAWYTPTSVIKKNTVIWNFMASDSKQIISYSSGEIGIGSSEFRKRVGFVVSMPSSNLSIYINNTQESDSGRYLCNVIIPGAPGLSGELQLNVKVPPSTPVCSMTGDPVLTGNVTLSCKSSYGKPVPQYKWTKAAPLSEIYFPPMQKWRSCPQPMIVLGYLDERQGTLRLSNLTKSMSGKYVCKASNTAGSDSCHINLEVSVTSSAWLIAGATVGSVVGFVALVLLLVFILRRECDTEEEMANEIKEDAQAPKRVSWAKSATASDIISKNGTLSSIANSPAPQDPSHMPNNHYPYSPNGCDSILTASGGTYLYPGEPNPLHGLPGYVNKTPAHAQHHQPKNSCTLRTDGAQSQAPCPTPVLVRSMPLCGAVPVMVPAQKQAGSLV; translated from the exons GTGATTCCCAGAGAGTCGAGATGCCTAGGAAAGACATGGAAGCAATCAAGGGCCAAACGGTGGTTCTGGAGGCCTGGTACACACCCACATCCGTCATCAAGAAAAACACAGTCATCTGGAACTTCATGGCCAGTGACTCCAAACAA ATCATCTCCTATTCCTCAGGAGAGATCGGGATTGGAAGTTCTGAATTCAGAAAACGTGTTGGCTTTGTAGTGTCCATGCCCTCCAGCAACCTTTCCATCTACATCAACAACACGCAGGAGTCCGACTCTGGGCGTTACCTCTGCAACGTCATCATTCCTGGAGCACCAGGTCTCTCTGGGGAGCTGCAACTCAATGTCAAAG TCCCTCCCTCCACTCCAGTGTGCTCTATGACTGGGGATCCTGTACTGACTGGGAATGTGACCCTAAGCTGCAAGTCCAGCTATGGCAAACCTGTCCCTCAGTACAAGTGGACCAAGGCTGCTCCTCTCTCTGAGATCTACTTCCCGCCAAtgcaga AGTGGAGGTCATGCCCTCAGCCTATGATTGTGCTCGGCTACCTGG ATGAGAGGCAGGGCACGCTGAGGTTGAGCAACCTGACCAAAAGCATGTCAGGAAAATATGTGTGCAAGGCCAGCAACACAGCCGGGAGCGACAGCTGCCACATCAACTTGGAAGTATCTGTCA CCAGCAGTGCCTGGCTGATAGCAGGAGCCACTGTGGGTTCAGTTGTGGGGTTCGTGGCCCTCGTCCTGTTACTGGTCTTCATCCTCAGGAGGGAATGTGACACAGAAGAGGAAATGGCCAATGAAATCAA GGAGGATGCTCAGGCTCCAAAGCGGGTTTCCTGGGCTAAAAGTGCTACCGCATCAGACATCATCTCCAAGAATGGGACTCTGTCCTCTATTGCCAACAGCCCTGCTCCTCAGGACCCTTCTCACATGCCTAACAACCACTATCCGTACTCCCCTAATGGCTGTGACTCCATTCTCACCGCATCAGGCGGAACATATCTGTACCCAGGAGAGCCCAATCCTCTCCATGGGCTGCCTGGCTACGTCAACAAGACGCCTGCCCATGCCCAACACCACCAACCAAAGAACAGCTGCACACTCAGGACGGATGGAGCTCAGTCTCAGGCACCATGCCCCACCCCTGTACTCGTCAGATCCATGCCACTCTGTGGCGCTGTGCCTGTCATGGTACCCGCTCAGAAACAGGCCGGTTCGCTCGTCTAG
- the esamb gene encoding endothelial cell-selective adhesion molecule isoform X2: MDKVFSRRLGLLLSLTSLLLFPGDSQRVEMPRKDMEAIKGQTVVLEAWYTPTSVIKKNTVIWNFMASDSKQIISYSSGEIGIGSSEFRKRVGFVVSMPSSNLSIYINNTQESDSGRYLCNVIIPGAPGLSGELQLNVKVPPSTPVCSMTGDPVLTGNVTLSCKSSYGKPVPQYKWTKAAPLSEIYFPPMQNERQGTLRLSNLTKSMSGKYVCKASNTAGSDSCHINLEVSVTSSAWLIAGATVGSVVGFVALVLLLVFILRRECDTEEEMANEIKEDAQAPKRVSWAKSATASDIISKNGTLSSIANSPAPQDPSHMPNNHYPYSPNGCDSILTASGGTYLYPGEPNPLHGLPGYVNKTPAHAQHHQPKNSCTLRTDGAQSQAPCPTPVLVRSMPLCGAVPVMVPAQKQAGSLV, encoded by the exons GTGATTCCCAGAGAGTCGAGATGCCTAGGAAAGACATGGAAGCAATCAAGGGCCAAACGGTGGTTCTGGAGGCCTGGTACACACCCACATCCGTCATCAAGAAAAACACAGTCATCTGGAACTTCATGGCCAGTGACTCCAAACAA ATCATCTCCTATTCCTCAGGAGAGATCGGGATTGGAAGTTCTGAATTCAGAAAACGTGTTGGCTTTGTAGTGTCCATGCCCTCCAGCAACCTTTCCATCTACATCAACAACACGCAGGAGTCCGACTCTGGGCGTTACCTCTGCAACGTCATCATTCCTGGAGCACCAGGTCTCTCTGGGGAGCTGCAACTCAATGTCAAAG TCCCTCCCTCCACTCCAGTGTGCTCTATGACTGGGGATCCTGTACTGACTGGGAATGTGACCCTAAGCTGCAAGTCCAGCTATGGCAAACCTGTCCCTCAGTACAAGTGGACCAAGGCTGCTCCTCTCTCTGAGATCTACTTCCCGCCAAtgcaga ATGAGAGGCAGGGCACGCTGAGGTTGAGCAACCTGACCAAAAGCATGTCAGGAAAATATGTGTGCAAGGCCAGCAACACAGCCGGGAGCGACAGCTGCCACATCAACTTGGAAGTATCTGTCA CCAGCAGTGCCTGGCTGATAGCAGGAGCCACTGTGGGTTCAGTTGTGGGGTTCGTGGCCCTCGTCCTGTTACTGGTCTTCATCCTCAGGAGGGAATGTGACACAGAAGAGGAAATGGCCAATGAAATCAA GGAGGATGCTCAGGCTCCAAAGCGGGTTTCCTGGGCTAAAAGTGCTACCGCATCAGACATCATCTCCAAGAATGGGACTCTGTCCTCTATTGCCAACAGCCCTGCTCCTCAGGACCCTTCTCACATGCCTAACAACCACTATCCGTACTCCCCTAATGGCTGTGACTCCATTCTCACCGCATCAGGCGGAACATATCTGTACCCAGGAGAGCCCAATCCTCTCCATGGGCTGCCTGGCTACGTCAACAAGACGCCTGCCCATGCCCAACACCACCAACCAAAGAACAGCTGCACACTCAGGACGGATGGAGCTCAGTCTCAGGCACCATGCCCCACCCCTGTACTCGTCAGATCCATGCCACTCTGTGGCGCTGTGCCTGTCATGGTACCCGCTCAGAAACAGGCCGGTTCGCTCGTCTAG
- the esamb gene encoding endothelial cell-selective adhesion molecule isoform X3: protein MPRKDMEAIKGQTVVLEAWYTPTSVIKKNTVIWNFMASDSKQIISYSSGEIGIGSSEFRKRVGFVVSMPSSNLSIYINNTQESDSGRYLCNVIIPGAPGLSGELQLNVKVPPSTPVCSMTGDPVLTGNVTLSCKSSYGKPVPQYKWTKAAPLSEIYFPPMQKWRSCPQPMIVLGYLDERQGTLRLSNLTKSMSGKYVCKASNTAGSDSCHINLEVSVTSSAWLIAGATVGSVVGFVALVLLLVFILRRECDTEEEMANEIKEDAQAPKRVSWAKSATASDIISKNGTLSSIANSPAPQDPSHMPNNHYPYSPNGCDSILTASGGTYLYPGEPNPLHGLPGYVNKTPAHAQHHQPKNSCTLRTDGAQSQAPCPTPVLVRSMPLCGAVPVMVPAQKQAGSLV, encoded by the exons ATGCCTAGGAAAGACATGGAAGCAATCAAGGGCCAAACGGTGGTTCTGGAGGCCTGGTACACACCCACATCCGTCATCAAGAAAAACACAGTCATCTGGAACTTCATGGCCAGTGACTCCAAACAA ATCATCTCCTATTCCTCAGGAGAGATCGGGATTGGAAGTTCTGAATTCAGAAAACGTGTTGGCTTTGTAGTGTCCATGCCCTCCAGCAACCTTTCCATCTACATCAACAACACGCAGGAGTCCGACTCTGGGCGTTACCTCTGCAACGTCATCATTCCTGGAGCACCAGGTCTCTCTGGGGAGCTGCAACTCAATGTCAAAG TCCCTCCCTCCACTCCAGTGTGCTCTATGACTGGGGATCCTGTACTGACTGGGAATGTGACCCTAAGCTGCAAGTCCAGCTATGGCAAACCTGTCCCTCAGTACAAGTGGACCAAGGCTGCTCCTCTCTCTGAGATCTACTTCCCGCCAAtgcaga AGTGGAGGTCATGCCCTCAGCCTATGATTGTGCTCGGCTACCTGG ATGAGAGGCAGGGCACGCTGAGGTTGAGCAACCTGACCAAAAGCATGTCAGGAAAATATGTGTGCAAGGCCAGCAACACAGCCGGGAGCGACAGCTGCCACATCAACTTGGAAGTATCTGTCA CCAGCAGTGCCTGGCTGATAGCAGGAGCCACTGTGGGTTCAGTTGTGGGGTTCGTGGCCCTCGTCCTGTTACTGGTCTTCATCCTCAGGAGGGAATGTGACACAGAAGAGGAAATGGCCAATGAAATCAA GGAGGATGCTCAGGCTCCAAAGCGGGTTTCCTGGGCTAAAAGTGCTACCGCATCAGACATCATCTCCAAGAATGGGACTCTGTCCTCTATTGCCAACAGCCCTGCTCCTCAGGACCCTTCTCACATGCCTAACAACCACTATCCGTACTCCCCTAATGGCTGTGACTCCATTCTCACCGCATCAGGCGGAACATATCTGTACCCAGGAGAGCCCAATCCTCTCCATGGGCTGCCTGGCTACGTCAACAAGACGCCTGCCCATGCCCAACACCACCAACCAAAGAACAGCTGCACACTCAGGACGGATGGAGCTCAGTCTCAGGCACCATGCCCCACCCCTGTACTCGTCAGATCCATGCCACTCTGTGGCGCTGTGCCTGTCATGGTACCCGCTCAGAAACAGGCCGGTTCGCTCGTCTAG
- the LOC128621096 gene encoding V-set and immunoglobulin domain-containing protein 2-like: MAYTRTLFVYWILIHCFDEAWSWDAVVVKSSVFAESGSAAELSCSYNTHASQGFTLEWRYAAPGTPAVQAKRVLYYNGKLYWVDSWESRMALVQNPPVSGVASVKIHSVQPSDSGLYICDITNPNDWPGSGQGLINLTVLVAPSVPVCELSGHTYVGDDVTLTCHSSQGVPTPIYTWNREKDTAPLPPNSIVADQRTGSLLLSNLSTVFTGTYTCRASNNLGEAACSIAVKVAHGSTAAVVGGVLMGVFLLVLLVAAAAVYFFFCYKKRACSGTENKLSRKNVDSSVKRLSTGPLLSAHFDGDQPPQLRVSHLSPLV; this comes from the exons ATGGCTTACACTCGCACATTGTTTGTCTATTGGATTTTGATCCACTGTTTtg ATGAAGCCTGGTCCTGGGATGCGGTGGTGGTGAAGAGCTCAGTGTTCGCCGAGTCCGGTTCAGCAGCCGAGCTCTCCTGCAGCTACAACACACATGCTTCACAGGGCTTCACTCTGGAGTGGCGTTATGCTGCTCCCGGTACTCCCGCTGTTCAAGCAAAGAGG GTGTTATACTACAATGGGAAACTATACTGGGTGGACTCTTGGGAGAGCAGAATGGCTTTAGTGCAGAATCCTCCAGTGTCTGGTGTTGCCTCGGTGAAGATCCACAGCGTCCAACCCAGTGACAGCGGACTGTATATATGTGACATTACCAATCCAAACGACTGGCCTGGAAGTGGGCAGGGTCTCATCAACCTGACTGTGCTGG TGGCTCCATCGGTGCCGGTATGTGAGCTAAGTGGCCACACCTACGTGGGGGATGATGTCACACTTACATGCCACAGCTCTCAGGGGGTCCCTACACCTATCTATACCTGGAACCGAGAGAAAGACACAGCCCCTCTGCCCCCCAACAGCATTGTAGCAG ATCAGCGTACTGGTTCTCTTCTCTTGTCCAACCTTTCTACTGTCTTTACTGGAACATACACATGCCGAGCTTCCAACAATCTGGGTGAGGCTGCGTGCAGCATCGCTGTGAAAGTGGCAC ACGGCAGCACTGCAGCAGTGGTTGGTGGAGTGTTGATGGGAGTTTTTCTCTTAGTCCTACTCGTTGCAGCAGCGgctgtttatttcttcttctgctACAAGAAGAGAGCTTGCAGCGGGACAGAGAACAAACTGAG taGGAAGAATGTCGATTCATCAGTGAAGCGCCTGTCAACAGGTCCTCTGCTTTCTGCTCATTTTGATGGTGATCAGCCTCCACAGCTCAGAGTCTCTCACCTCAGCCCACTGGTGTAA